The nucleotide window CGCGGCGTTCCCTGGTGTAGACCATAGCCTCGTCTGCCGTCTCGACGGGGGCGCCGGCCCCTGCTCTTCCAGCAGAACCGGCTGCGGAGCCACCGCCTGCTCCGGCCAGCACCTTCGGCTCGGACTGTTCGCGGGCCAGACGGGATTCGACCGACCGGATGGTCTTGCTGGAGGTTGCCAGGTCCCAGCAGAAAGCAATGAACGCCACGGTGTATGCCATGGCGGCCAGCAGGATGAACAGCTCGCTGTACTGGCCGAGCGTCTCGTCAATGGAGGGCATTGGAGGGGATCCTTAGGAGTTCTTTACGCCGACGGCGCTTTTGTTATTGTCTGCCTGCTGGTCCTGGTTGGCCAGCCATTCCTTCTCGAAGAGTTTGCGCAGGGCCGCGGATTCGCCTTCCAGCCTGGGGTCTTCGCCACGGGCCAGCAGTCCCCACTCAACCATGGTCCGGCCGTCCTCGTGGGTACCGGCACGAACCCAGACGCGGCGGCGGCCGATGAACAGGGAGGCGCTCAGGCCGATAATGGCGAGCGTTGAGAACACCAACGCGCCGGCCTGGCCCGGGTCGTGGTCGACGTCCAGGGCGACGTAGCGCTTCAGTCCGTCGAAGGTGACGCTGCCCAGTCCGTTCGGCAGCTCGTAGCTTTCGTAGGCGCCTAGGGAGAATTCGCCTGCTTCGTCTTCGCCGTCGCTCATCGATGTCAGGGTGGAAGTGTCGAGCACAAAGACGTTCTTCGGGTCGCCTTCGTCCAGGCCGAGGTCGCCGTAGTAACCGTTCAGGTAGAGCCGAGGGTTGAACGGATCCGGGTCGCTGCCTACGGCCACGCCATCGGAACCTTCCACCGCGGTGGGCAGGAAGAAGCCCACAAATCCCAGCTGTTCCGGCTGGGCGTCCGGGACCTTAATGACCATGGTCGAGGTGTAAGCGCCGTCGTTCGGCACCGACACCACGGGACCCTGCAACGCGATGTTGCCGTCGCCGTCGCGGATCGTCACGACCGGTGCATAGCCGTTGCCGACCAGGTACACGCTCGTTCCGCCAATGGACAGCGGTTCGTTGACCTTCAGGGTCTGCTGTTCCGGTTCCGCCTCGGGCGATTCCTTGGTGGTCAGGACCGCAGTGAAGTCCAACGGCTGGCCGTAGTGGGTGTCCGATTCACGGTCGAAGACCACGTCGAAGCTGTCCAGCTGCAGCGAATACGGCTCCAGCTGGTCCTCGTGGAAATTGCTGCCCGGGGAGAAGTTGTCGTAACCCACCAAAGTGTTGACGAAGGACTCGCCTTCGACAATGATCTTTTGACCGCGGTAGCCGAACAGCCCGCCCACGGCGACGGAGACCAGGACACCGATCAGCGAGACGTGGAAGACCAGATTGCCGATTTCCTTCAGGAAGCCGCGCTCGGCACCCACGGAAGGCATCGCGCCGTCCTTGCCGCGCACCTCTACCCGGTATCCGCGGCGCTTGAGCAGCCGGGCGGCATCGTCGACGGCGGATTCGCGCGTGACTTCCAGGTTTGACGGCAGCGCCATCGAACCGTATTCCGGCAGCCGGGAGAGCCGGCGCGGGGTCCGCGGCGGCTGGGAGCGCATGGCCTTCCAGTGCTGGATGGCGCGCGGGACCACACAGCCGATCAGGGAAATGAACAGCAGCAGGTAGATCGCCGAGAACCAGACCGACGAGTAGACGTCGAACAGCTGGAAACGGTCCAGCCAGGGACCGGTTTCCGGGTTGTCAGTGATGTATTGGGTGACGACCGCGGGATTCGCCGGCCGCTGCGGGAACAGCGAGCCCGGCACTGCGGCGACGGCCAGCAGCAGCAGCAGGAACAGCGCGGTGCGCATGCTCGTCAACTGGGTCCAGATCCAGCGCAAGGTGCCGACGAAACCCAAGGCGGGCAGGGCGACGTCGTTCTTCGCCGAAGGCATTTTGTCCTTCATCGCCGGGCCCCACCCGCGGGCGGCATCCGCCTTGCCCGCGGGCCCTGCCTGCTCCGTGCCAGGGGTCGGGGGTGTCTCGGACGCGGGCGTCTCGGGAGTCTTAGGTGTTTCGCTCATCAGATGGGGAGCCTCACTTCATTTGCGAACCAGTCCTGCAATTGCGTTACCCAGGTTCCCCACATCCCGCTGGCCATCAGCACACCGAGAACAACCAGCAGTGCCCCGCCTGCCCGCTGCAGGAACAGGCGGTGCTTGCGGAAGAATGCCATGGCGCCCATGCCCCGCCGCACGCCGAGCGCGATCAGCAGGAACGGTATGCCGAGCCCCAGGCAGTACACAAAGGCCAGGAAGGCGCCCTTGGTCGCGTCGGCGCCGCCGGAATATGCCAACGCCTGGACGGCGGAGAAGGTGGGTCCGATGCACGGCGCCCAGCCCAGGCCGAAGGTCATCCCAAGCACCGGGGCGCCCCAGAGCCCGGCCGGCGGGCGGGAATGGATCTTGCGGTCGCGCTGGAACCAGGACAGTCCGCCCATGAAGATCACGCCCATCGCAATAACGACGACGCCGAGCGCCTGCGTGACCCACGCGGCTTCCGATCCCTTCAGCCAGGCTCCCAGTTGCCCGAACACCGCTCCGATGGCCACGAAGACAATGGAGAAGCCGAGCACAAACAGGCCGATGCCGGCAAGCATCCGCCCGCGGCGCTGGCGTTCCAGATCCACGCCGGTCAGTCCGGTGACGTAGCCCAGATAGCCCGGCACCAGGGGCAGGACGCACGGGGACAGGAAAGACACCAGCCCCGCCAGCATGGCCACGGGGATGGCCAGCAGGACGGAACCGTTCAGGACGGTGTCGCCGAAGGCGCTGCCGATGCTCAGGGGGACGTAGGCCGCAGTCAGTTCCACGGTCAGGCGGCCGCTGTGTCTCTGATCAGCGCTTTCAGCGTGCCCTTGTCCGCGACGCCCAGGATGCGGGCAGCTACCCGGCCTTTCTTGTCGAGCACGAGCGTGGTGGGGACGGCCTGCGGCGGGACGTAGTTGGTCATCGCCAGCAGGATGCCGCCGTCCTTATCTTGAAAACTGGGGTAGGTCACGCCGAAATTGCGCTCGAAGGCTTCCGCCGTTGCCCGTTCGTCGCGGATGTTCACGCCGTAGAACTGCGCCTTGTCGGCGAACTCCTCGCTCAAGGCCTGCAGGTCCGGGGCTTCCAGCCGGCACGGTGCACATGCGGCGTACCAGAAGTTGAGCACAGTGACCTGGCCGGCGAAATCGGCGGCCTCCACGGTGGTTCCGTCGAAGAGTTTCCCGGAGAGCTGGACCGGTTCACCGCGGGTGGCGGCGTCGTATTCGGTCACCGAGCCGTCCCCGGCGATGTAGTTTTTGTTATCGCCGGCATTGGCCTGCTGGGCGAGGGAATCCTCCACCGTGCAGGCGGCCAGGGGCAGGGCAAAGACCAGTCCCGCACCAAGCTTGAGCAGGGAACGACGGTTGAACGGCTGGGGTGTTTGGGCAGTCACAATCACACTTTTCTTCGTGGGCTGGGAAGTATCCCACTTCTACAACGCGTAGTAATTCTATTACGCTCCCGGGATATTCGCCGCACCGGGCAAAAGGTCGGCGCTGGGCTCGCAATATTCGACCCCGACGAGGCGTTCGCCGTCGAACTTCAGGCTGGTTACCGAGGTCAAAGTACATTGCCGGCGGCGGGGGTCGTGCCACAGCCTGCGTTGTTCCGCTGCCAGCCGCGTCACCCAGATGGGCAACTGATGGCTCACCAGCACTGCTTCGGCACCTTCTCCGCCGCGTTCGACGGCGGCGTGCCGGGCATCCTGGACCGCTGCCATGACCCGGGCGACCTGTCCGGAGTAGGGCTCCCCCCAGGACGGCAGCATCGGATTGCGCAGGTACCTCCAGTGCCGCGGATCCCGCAGGTGCCGTTTAACGTCGGAGAGGCCCTCGAAGTGGTTCTCGGCTTCGATAATCCGCTCGTCGGTCACGATCTCCAGGCCCAACGCCGCGGCAGTTGGCTGAGCCGTCTCCTGTGCGCGGGTAAGCGGAGAGGCCACCAGATAGCTGATCTTGGCACCACCTTCGACCCGCTGGGCGAAGAAGTCCGCCGCCCGCTGGGCCATCTCACGTCCGAGCTCGGAGAGACGGAAATTAGGCAGCCGGCCATAGAGGACGCGGTCCGGATTATGGACCTCGCCGTGGCGGAGTAAATGCACAGTGGATAGGGGCATGGTCTTAATTCTCTCAAAGTCAAGGGGATTGCCCAAAGCCGGAGGGCGTGGCAACAATGGGCACTGAGTGAAGATCTGCTGCTCAGCCCTGATGGAATCGTTTTTCCCACCTAAGGAGATCGTTATGACATTGCCCCAAGGTCTGGCTCAAGGCGTCTGGACTCTCGACCTGGCGCACAGTGAAATCGGCTTCACCGTCCGCCACGCCGGAATCAGCAAGGTCCGCGGCCGTTTCACAGATGCAACGGCCGAGGCACGTGTTGGCGAGTCGCTCGCGGAGTCCACTCTGCACGCCACGGTCAATACAGCCAGTTTCGAGTCCGGCGACGCCAACCGCGATGCCCATGTCAAGGGACCTGACTTCTTCGACGTCGAGGAGTTCCCGGAAATGACTTTCGTCGCCACAGGCGTCGAAGGCGACGGCGAGGACTACACCGTTACCGGCGACCTGACGATCCGCGGCACGACCAAGCCGGTGGAAGTCGAGGTGGAGTTCACCGGCGTGGCTGTCGATCCGTTCGGGGCGACCAGGGCCGGGTTCACCGGTGAAACCGAAATCAGCCGTAAGGAGTTCGGCCTGACCTGGAACGCGGCGCTGGAGGCCGGCGGCGTGTTGGTCAGCGACAAGGTGAAGATCAACCTGGATGCGGCACTGGTCAAGCAGGCCTGAGCTGCCCGATCCGATGCATGGATTTGCCCGGCCGGGACAGCTGTTCCGGCCGGGCAAAATCATCCTTCAGAGCTAGTCCCTGCCGGTATGTCTGCGCTGTAGGGTTGCAGTAGGAGCTGTCCTGTTCTGCCTTGTCAACGCGGTACCGGCGGCTATCTGCAGTGTCGATCGACAGAAGAAGGATGCGACCATGTCCACTCCCGCAAACAATCCAAATCCGTCCGAGAAACCGGACCAGCAACCGGGACAGTCCGGCGAGAACGGCGACGTCGCACCCCGCTACGGACAGAACTCGCCCTACGGCCAAAACACGCCGCAGTACGGACAGAACTCGCCCTACGGCCAGCAGCCCGGCCAGCCCGGCCAGCCCGGCCAGTACAGCCCCTACGGACAAAACCAGCCGTACGGACAACAGCCCTATGGCCAGAACGCCCCGTCTCCGTACGGGTACCAGAATGCACAGCCCGGCCAGTACAGCTATCCGAGCAGCCAGCCCCAAGGCGGTGCAGGGAAGCCCGAAGCTCCCAAAGAAGTCATGATCGCTTTCTGGCTGATCATCGCGGCGGCCGCGCTGACCGCTATCGAGATCATCATTTCTTTGGCAACCATGGACACTGTGCTTGCCCAGCTGGCGGATGATCCGGCTGTCCGGGATGCTGTGGCCCAGACTGGCGGCCAGATCAGCGAACAGGAATTCATCGACATGGCCAGCGGTATGGCCGGCGTGGTCATGGTCGTCGTCGGGCTTATCGGCATCGGACTTTATCTGATGGTTGCCTTCGGTGTAAAGGCCGGCAAGAACTGGGCCCGGATTACGGGTACGGTGTTCG belongs to Arthrobacter crystallopoietes and includes:
- a CDS encoding cytochrome c biogenesis CcdA family protein — protein: MLAGLVSFLSPCVLPLVPGYLGYVTGLTGVDLERQRRGRMLAGIGLFVLGFSIVFVAIGAVFGQLGAWLKGSEAAWVTQALGVVVIAMGVIFMGGLSWFQRDRKIHSRPPAGLWGAPVLGMTFGLGWAPCIGPTFSAVQALAYSGGADATKGAFLAFVYCLGLGIPFLLIALGVRRGMGAMAFFRKHRLFLQRAGGALLVVLGVLMASGMWGTWVTQLQDWFANEVRLPI
- a CDS encoding TlpA family protein disulfide reductase, producing MIVTAQTPQPFNRRSLLKLGAGLVFALPLAACTVEDSLAQQANAGDNKNYIAGDGSVTEYDAATRGEPVQLSGKLFDGTTVEAADFAGQVTVLNFWYAACAPCRLEAPDLQALSEEFADKAQFYGVNIRDERATAEAFERNFGVTYPSFQDKDGGILLAMTNYVPPQAVPTTLVLDKKGRVAARILGVADKGTLKALIRDTAAA
- a CDS encoding YceI family protein; this encodes MTLPQGLAQGVWTLDLAHSEIGFTVRHAGISKVRGRFTDATAEARVGESLAESTLHATVNTASFESGDANRDAHVKGPDFFDVEEFPEMTFVATGVEGDGEDYTVTGDLTIRGTTKPVEVEVEFTGVAVDPFGATRAGFTGETEISRKEFGLTWNAALEAGGVLVSDKVKINLDAALVKQA
- a CDS encoding histidine phosphatase family protein, which produces MPLSTVHLLRHGEVHNPDRVLYGRLPNFRLSELGREMAQRAADFFAQRVEGGAKISYLVASPLTRAQETAQPTAAALGLEIVTDERIIEAENHFEGLSDVKRHLRDPRHWRYLRNPMLPSWGEPYSGQVARVMAAVQDARHAAVERGGEGAEAVLVSHQLPIWVTRLAAEQRRLWHDPRRRQCTLTSVTSLKFDGERLVGVEYCEPSADLLPGAANIPGA
- the resB gene encoding cytochrome c biogenesis protein ResB, with the protein product MKDKMPSAKNDVALPALGFVGTLRWIWTQLTSMRTALFLLLLLAVAAVPGSLFPQRPANPAVVTQYITDNPETGPWLDRFQLFDVYSSVWFSAIYLLLFISLIGCVVPRAIQHWKAMRSQPPRTPRRLSRLPEYGSMALPSNLEVTRESAVDDAARLLKRRGYRVEVRGKDGAMPSVGAERGFLKEIGNLVFHVSLIGVLVSVAVGGLFGYRGQKIIVEGESFVNTLVGYDNFSPGSNFHEDQLEPYSLQLDSFDVVFDRESDTHYGQPLDFTAVLTTKESPEAEPEQQTLKVNEPLSIGGTSVYLVGNGYAPVVTIRDGDGNIALQGPVVSVPNDGAYTSTMVIKVPDAQPEQLGFVGFFLPTAVEGSDGVAVGSDPDPFNPRLYLNGYYGDLGLDEGDPKNVFVLDTSTLTSMSDGEDEAGEFSLGAYESYELPNGLGSVTFDGLKRYVALDVDHDPGQAGALVFSTLAIIGLSASLFIGRRRVWVRAGTHEDGRTMVEWGLLARGEDPRLEGESAALRKLFEKEWLANQDQQADNNKSAVGVKNS